In Ipomoea triloba cultivar NCNSP0323 chromosome 7, ASM357664v1, a single genomic region encodes these proteins:
- the LOC116026243 gene encoding rRNA-processing protein FYV7, producing the protein MVKKRAISADERGDVETENRTGGSYLKKKKMMKKNLQRLGGKGLSLEAFANAKTRSNDYNPSLIKKQKEFYKNAKFVKKYKRMVKQQGEHGDSSVAKRAPEKQTEPGEADNADRKGKSKRNKPHNLNELYMKRREEEEKARMEREAIIEAKKEERQRAEVRRKELRQKMFKKTKSGQPVMKYRIEHLLQTLQGSNS; encoded by the exons ATGGTGAAGAAGCGTGCCATTTCAGCGGATGAGCGTGGTGATGTCGAAACGGAGAATCGAACCGGCGGGTCgtatttgaagaagaagaagatgatgaagaaaaaTTTGCAGAGGTTAGGAGGGAAAGGCCTCTCCTTAGAAGCATTTGCAAATGCCAAAACTCGGAGCAACGATTACAACCCTTCCCTCATCA AGAAGCAAAAGGAGTTCTATAAGAATGCTAAATTTGTGAAGAAATATAAGAGGATGGTAAAGCAACAAGGGGAGCATGGTGATTCTTCTGTTGCTAAAAGAGCTCCAGAG AAACAAACTGAACCCGGAGAAGCTGATAATGCAGATAGAAAAGGGAAAAGTAAAAGGAATAAACCCCATAATCTGAATGAACTGTACATGAAAAGGCGTGAAGAGGAAGAGAAGGCAAGGATGGAAAGGGAGGCCATTATTGAGGCAAAGAAGGAAGAAAGACAGAGGGCTGAAGTGCGGCGGAAAGAATTAAGACAGAAAATGTTTAAGAAAACGAAGTCGGGTCAACCTGTGATGAAGTACAGAATCGAGCATCTTTTGCAAACACTTCAAGGTTCAAATAGCTAG
- the LOC116024850 gene encoding membrane-anchored ubiquitin-fold protein 3-like: protein MAEGDERIELRFRIFDGTDICQGIYARSTTITSLKQRLLAEWPQDKSVVPKSSSDIKLIHAGKVLENGRTLGDSRVHIGDLPGGVITMHVVVQPQLTKKKSDKNQREKEKGNSCSCTIL, encoded by the exons ATGGCTGAGGGAGATGAACGCATTGAACTCAGGTTCAGGATATTTGATGGGACTGATATATGTCAAGGCATTTATGCCCGGTCTACTACCATTACTTCTCTTAAGCAAAGGCTTCTTGCTGAGTGGCCTCAAG ATAAATCTGTTGTCCCAAAGTCATCGAGTGACATAAAACTGATTCATGCTGGAAAAGTATTGGAGAATGGCAGGACACTTGGAGACTCTAGAGTACATATTGGTGACCTTCCCGGAGGGGTTATTACTATGCACGTAGTGGTACAGCCTCAACTTACTAAAAAGAAGTCAG ATAAGAACCAGCGGGAGAAAGAAAAGGGGAATTCATGTTCATGCACTATCTTGTAA
- the LOC116025780 gene encoding zinc finger CCCH domain-containing protein 32-like codes for MELYGQSRAKDGLQIDRGAVWAPVRSVRGKEESIRRLGLWVTEGYPERLGVSDCAYYMRTGFCGFGSKCRFNHPRGFGSVGLPQMRIWVYPERPGEPTCQYYLRTGLCKFGASCRFHHPRNAGGSLSNAPLNIYGFPLRPEEKECSYYLKTGHCKFGITCTFHHPQPAAISGQATAHPFYLTVQSLPGPSPEQYSGASSSFRVARHPFLPDSYTPSAYGPVLLHSGVVPVPNWSQSGHVIPALSSTPAFAGPYSPLHTTTGLSSCAQREKCFFPERPGQPECEYYKKTGNCKFGSSCKFHHPPDWVPPNSNCSFSPLGLPLRPGVQACCFYLRKGFCKFGGNCKFDHPMETVNYSPSVSSSLTDAPYMLQPGFADTSFSRSRLPLPSSASVGFKLSHTAPPTSRPNMRSHC; via the exons ATGGAGTTGTACGGACAGAGCAGGGCAAAAGACGGGTTGCAGATTGATCGGGGGGCGGTTTGGGCGCCGGTGCGGTCAGTAAGGGGAAAGGAAG AATCGATTCGGAGGTTGGGATTGTGGGTCACAGAAGGGTACCCGGAGAGGCTGGGCGTGTCCGACTGCGCCTATTACATGCGAACCGGGTTCTGTGGATTCGGTTCCAAGTGTCGGTTCAATCACCCTCGCGGTTTTGGCTCT GTTGGATTGCCACAAATGAGAATATGGGTATATCCAGAACGACCAGGGGAGCCTACATGTCAG TATTATTTAAGAACAGGACTCTGTAAGTTTGGTGCATCCTGCAGGTTCCACCACCCAAGAAATGCTGGTGGATCCTTGAGTAATGCCCCACTTAATATCTATGGGTTTCCGTTAAGACCG GAGGAGAAAGAATGTTCCTATTATTTGAAAACAGGGCATTGCAAATTTGGTATTACTTGTACTTTCCACCATCCTCAGCCGGCTGCTATATCAGGGCAAGCAACTGCACATCCATTTTATTTGACAGTGCAGTCTCTTCCTGGACCTTCCCCAGAACAATACAGTGGAGCATCATCCAGCTTTAGGGTTGCAAGGCATCCATTCTTACCTGATTCATATACACCTAGCGCTTATGGTCCAGTGCTTCTTCACTCAGGGGTGGTTCCAGTTCCAAATTGGAGTCAATCA GGACATGTAATCCCTGCGCTATCTTCTACACCTGCTTTTGCTGGACCATACTCCCCTTTACACACTACTACTGGTCTTTCTAGCTGTGCACAACGCGAGAAATGTTTTTTCCCTGAAAGACCAGGGCAACCAGAATGTGAATACTACAAGAAAACTGGGAATTGCAAATTTGGATCTTCTTGTAAGTTTCACCATCCACCAGATTGGGTTCCACCTAACTCAAATTGCTCTTTCAGTCCACTGGGGCTTCCTCTGCGTCCG GGAGTGCAAGCTTGTTGTTTTTATTTGCGCAAGGGATTCTGCAAGTTTGGTGGCAATTGCAAATTTGATCACCCAATGGAGACGGTTAATTATAGTCCATCGGTTTCTTCTTCTCTTACTGATGCTCCCTACATGCTGCAGCCCGGATTTGCTGATACCTCCTTCTCTAGATCTAGATTACCATTACCTTCTTCAGCTTCAGTTGGTTTTAAGCTTTCTCACACGGCCCCTCCTACTTCACGGCCCAACATGCGTTCACATTGCTGA